Part of the Triticum urartu cultivar G1812 chromosome 2, Tu2.1, whole genome shotgun sequence genome, GGGGAAACATCCGCCAACTGGTTTGCATGCCAACGTACAGAAAACACACAAACAAACCTCACAATAGATGCAAATAAAAACAAACGGGAAACTTCACAAGATCAATCAGCAAATTAGCAATTTGGAGAGCATGAAACAAGATCCTAAATCTCAGGCCCAAGACAATTTACAGTTTGAAGGCTACATCAAACGAACAAACTAATCTCACGCAAAAATAAAGAAATTATTGTCCCCTATGGCACTTTTAACCATTGGTATTGAAAACCATGAGAACGGGGATGAATGTCAAGGATCAAAAGTAAGGAATCGGACTAATATTCATCATGATCTCTTTTCATTGTTCGTATCCTTTTGAATTGGTCTCTTACTTTTCTCTACTGATAGACAAATCAAATTTACCGATCAGGATTATATAACATCTATGCAAATATGATTGCCAAACATTTGTACAGCCATGTAGACACAAAACGAATAGCCACTCTTTCATGATCAATTTTGCATGACTATTTTTTTTATCTAACATGACAAGCAGACCGACAGTCGATCGCTGCTGCCATGCCAATGTAAACATCGTTCGCCATCAACCACTCCCGCCATCGGTGATGGTACTTAAACAATGCATGTTCCCTTCATCATCGATAATCAGTTCTACCAATCTCACTACAAGCAACCAAGTCAAGAATGCCATGTCTGAGCTTACATCGACGTCTTCTGGCATGTTCCTATCTGCAAATATCATCACCATCAGTTAATTAAAATCAAGTTGATTCAACCAGTATACAACATCAGCAACATTTTGTGCAAGAGTTTCCCCATTTCTCGACCCACTGCATTTTTCAACAATTTACTTTTGTTGCATGTGCAAATTAAATATCTTCATAAAAAAATTAAACACACACATTCAGAATGTAAAAATGAACTCAGCTAGCTAGGCATCCAGGACATGTAAAAACAAATTTGGATCTAGAAATTTGCACAACAAAATTTGAACTTTTAACAAATCACGGCATGTGCCGCAAGTTGTACTGTTTTCCGTCTTTCTAAGTGCAAATCAAGCGGTGCTTCCGTTCATTCTTCTGGTGCATGGGCTCACCGCTCACATTAGCAATGGACGAGGCTTGCCTGCTCCCGTCCCGGTGCTTCCATCCATGCTCCCCATCGTCAATTCTTCATCAAAAGCTTTGCAGGACGAGTGGTCAGCCACCAAAACAGAAGCTCTATCCTGTCCGAAGCCGATTGCGCGGCGACCGATCGCCAAACACAGGCTGGTTCTGCACAAGTTTCGTTCTGCAGTTTCCGCGGATTTAGGTGGACATCCAAGAGCTAGTCGTCCTCTCCAAAGTCCGAACTCCATCCCAACCACGCGATTcctctcagatctagggtttccatACAGAGAGAGAAATGCGGGGAGATTAATTGGAGGCGAGAGATGGGTCAGCTGCCCATCCACCGGCCAAATGCCGACGCAGCCGCGCTCCCTAGTCGCGCCGTCGTCTTTCTTTTCTCCCAGGCTGGCGCGTCGCGCCGCATCAGCAACACCTGCAACGGAGCTTCGTGGCCGCCCGTCGCTCGAGCGCTGGCAGCGGCGCCGGCTTCCTAATTTGCTCTTGCCGGCCGTCTGGCCGGCGACTGCGGCCTCTGCTGCACTTGTTTGCAGTTCCGGAAGAGGCCGGCGAATAAAAAGCAGCTCCTTTTCGAGCCGCATACCGAAATCGATCCGTTTCTGTTTTCATTTCGGACGGAGATCGGCTCCGTCTCTTTCTTGGTCAACCCCCAGCAGAATTAAGGGGGCTTGCCTTCCAATTTTCGAGTTTGCTCTCCAATTTTTGACTCCGAAGTTGGAAGCTTATACCAAGCCATTATATATCCCCTCAAGCGGTCGGCGGCGAAGCCATCAGGTTCAGTGGAGACCGAGCCACCCGCGAGTCATCAGAAAACACATCCGGCGACGGAGACCTCCCTCGCTCCTCCTCTTGGTCATCGGCTGATCTACACCATGGAGGTGAGTCCTTTGTCCTTTCTTTTCAGGGAATCCTTCCTGTAGATCATCTTACACAATATTCTCGGCAAAACTAAAAACTCTTTACACATCGCAAGCAGTTTTCATTTGTCAAAAATGTCAAAATTGTATCTTCGAGACTACAGAATTGCATCTTTTAGACTACATCAAAATAGTATCTTTAGGCTAATATTTTTGAAAGTGCGCCTTCGAGACTAAGAAATCAACTCTAATATGTTTCCATGCCAAATGCAGGACGGTAATCGAGAAGACATGCTTAGCAACTTGCCTGATCATATTTTGCTCACCATTCTTGACCGGCTCAATGTTCGCGACGCTGCAAGAACCTGTGTCCTCTCCCGACGGTGGCAGCAGCTCCCTGCTATGCTCTCTCAAATTAAGATAGACGTTTTGGATTTCCTCCCTGAGGGAACAACTGCATGCTACCAACGCGAAATTGTTCGAATCAATGGAGCTGCGGTTGAAGCAACAAAGAGCATCATGTCACGCAGGGATCCAAGCCGAAACACCATCCACCTCCTGTCCATGAAGTTCTTTTTGAGAGACAATGACACCATATCCATTGGACATGCTGTTGGACAGATCATGGCTACCCACAAGGTTGAGATAGCCCAATTCGCAATTTTGACAGAGGCGCATTACTCCCGCCGCGGCGATGATGATCTGGTCTACTATGGGAGAAATTTTATGTTGTTCTTTGAAGCTTGCCCGGGTGCATTTGGTGGTCTCACGTGCCTCAAACTGCAGGATTTGAGATTTGGTAAATCAGACATCTGTAATGTCCTCCTTACCTGCAAGCAACTAAAACACCTACGCATGTTCAATTGCGACTCAGGGGTTTGGGCCACACTGCAAGTTGAACACCTGCAGCTCAGTGAGCTTGAGATCGTTAATTGTTCATTTAGAAAAGTCGTGCTCATCTCCCTCCCAAAACTCACACAGATGGCCTTTCATGGTTGGATCGCTTTCCAAGATCCACTATCAGTTGGTGATGTACCATTGCTCGAGACTGTAGATCTCACCAATGTTTGTCTTAGTAGCCACAAAATGGTCAAGTTAAGTGAGTTTCTTGGCGGCACCTCTGTGCGTAACCTGAGGTTAGGATTTGAGAGCGAAAAGGTAAGTCGACATAGATGTTTTGCTAGTTATGGGGTCACTTCTTTTTCCACTTATATCATCACATGTTTATTTGATGCAGATTTGGGTGCAACCAGAACATCTGACGAGACAGCTGGCATCCGTGTTCTGCCAGCTAACTTTTGTGCATATGGCTGAAATTCCAGAAGGGTATGACCTCTCCTGGTCATTGTTCATTCTTGAAGCTGCGCCCAACTTGAAGGAGCTATATTTGACGGTATGTTCTTAGCTTTTTGCTTCAAATACAAATGGCTGCAATATTGATAAACCATTTCCATTTACCGGTGTCGGCCTATGGTACGCAGGTGTGGGATCATTTGTGTACAATGGAAACGGacagggagaagaggagggcacTCTCGTATAGCATAAGGAAGGGTGTAAGGTGGGAATCATCTGCATCTCGTTTCCAGCACCGGCGTCTGGAAACGCTAGTAATCTTTGGTTTTGAATCTGAAGAATACATGCTGACGCATGTCAGGTGTGTCATGGAAGCAGCGGTGAATCTAAAGAATGTGTTCCTATACAATAGGCTGGCGTGTAAGATGTGCCGCGACAACCCTCCGCCGTCCAGCTTCCCCTTTGCTGAGACTAAGAAGCTTTTGGTGGAGAAgataattaccagtgggatcgaTTCAGCTGCCTCAATTCACTTCCTGGCCGGCAAAGCTATATGGGCTTCTCATGTTGCAAAGAAGAACTTCCCATAGTGTCTTCAATTCAAGTTTGTGTTGTAACTTGTAATGCCCTTTGTGCCAAAGCTGATAACATAATTTGAGTCAATTTTAGTATTCCTTGATTGAATGAAGTGTAAGTTTAATCCTGGCAGCATTTTGTTTTATCAGTAAGCTGGGAACATATGCTCCTTTTTGTGGTCAATTAATGTGACCTGGAACTAACTTAACAGTTTAACATGGAAAAAAAATACTCTGCCCGATCCATATTAATGGACTCTGgtttagtacaaagttagtaaTATTTGTGCTACACTTAACAAGAAACAAGCGCTAGCTGAAGGTGTTCTGTTTAGTTGGCACGTTTTGGTTTTGGGCAGATGAATTGCAAGATTCAACAAGAAATTCCCTCTATTTGGTTTTGGGCAGATGAATTGCAAGATTCAACAAGAAATTTCCTCTATTTAGTTGGCACGTTTCGGTCCTAGTGGATTCAAACCTCGAGATGATTGGGTGATCCTTTGTTGCTTACGGTAACACAAACAAGATCCAAAACTGTTGTTCTCCCAGCTAAAGTTGTGAACTATGAACATAATCAACAAGCGACAATAAGCTACTGTTGCGACAATATCTTAAGTTGTGAATGTTGAatatgttggggaacatagtatttcaaaaaaaatcctacgatcacgcaagatctatctaggagaatcatatcaacgagtggggagaatgtgtccatgtaccctcgtagaccgaaagcggaagcatttagtaacgcggttgatgtagtcgaacggcttcgcgatccaaccgatccaagtaccgaacgtactgcacctccgcgtttagcacacgttcagctcgatgacatccctcgatctcttgatccagttgaggacgagggagagttccgtcagcacgacgacgtggcgacggtgatgatgaagttaccggcgcaggggttcgcctaagcactacgacgatatgatccgaggtgtgtaactgtggaggaggacaccgcacacggctaagagaaggcttggtgtgcctttgggatGCCccccccacgtatataaagggggggaggagaggtggccagccCAAGGAGTGCGTGCcatggggggggagtcctacttagactcccggtccaagtaggattcgccccccctttcctgttcccactaggagaaggagggaaggagtagaaggagagaaggaaagggccccccaaccctagtccaattcggattgggcttggggggagGGGACCACCTGGCCGCTGCctcctctctccactagggcccatgaaggcccattaactccccgaggggttccggtaaacctcggtactccggaaaatgcacgaacctttccgaaaccattccgctgtccaaacataaccttccaatatatcaatctttatgtctcgaccatttcgagactcctcatcatgtccgtgatctcatccgggactctgaacaaactttggttcatcaaaacacataaatcataatacaaatcgtcatcaaacgttaagcgtgcggaccctacgggttcgagaactatgtagagataaccgagacacatctccggtcaataaccaatagcggaacctggatgctcatattggctcctacatattctacgaagatctttatcggtcaaaccacataacaacatacgttgttccctttgtcatcggtatgttacttgccggaGGTTCggtcgttggtatcatcatacctagttcaatctcgttaccggcaagtctctttacttgtcctgtaatgcatcatctcgtggctaactcattagacacattgcttgcaaggctcatagtgatgtgcattaccgagagggcccagagatacctctccgatacacggagtgacaaatcctaatctcgaactatgccaactcaacaaacaccatcggagacacctgtagagcatctttataatcacccagttacgttgtaacgtttgatagcacacaaggtgttcctccggtattcgggagtagcataatctcatagtcagaggaacatgtataagtcatgaagaaagcaatagcaatacaactaaacgatcattatgctaagctaacggatgggtcttatccatcacatcattctctaatgatgtgatcccgttcatcaaatgacaacacatgtctatggtcacaaaacttaaccatctttgattaacgagccagtctagtagaggcatactagggacactttgtttgtctatgtattcacacatgtactaagtttctggttaatacatttttagcatgaataataaacatttatcatgatataaggaaatataaataaaaactttattattgcctctagggcatatttccttcagtctcccacttgcactagagtcaataatctagattacatagtaatgattctaacacccatggagtcttggtgctgaaaatgttttgctcgtgagagagtcttagtcaacgggtctgcaacattcagatctgtatgtatcttgcaaatctctgtgtctccctcctcgacttgatcgcggatggaattgaagcgccTCTTGATgatgtttggttctcttgtgaaatctggattccttcgccaaggcaattgctccagtattgtcacaaaagattttcattggacccgatgcattaggtatgacacctagatcgaatatgaactccttcatccagactccttcatttgctgcttctgaagcagctatgtactccgcttcacacgtagatcccgtctcgacgctctgcttggaactgcaccaactgacagctccaccattcaatataaatacgtatccgatttgtgacttagagtcatcaggatcattgtcaaagcttgcatcgacgtaaccatttacgacaagctctttgtcacctccataaacgagaaacatatacttagtccttttcaggtatttcaggatgttcttgaccgctgtcgagtgatccactcctggattactttggtacctccctgctaaactaatagcaaggcacacatcaggtctggtacacagcattgcatacatgatagaacctatggctgaggcatagggaatgactttcattttctctctatcttctgcagtggtcgggcattgagtctgactcaacttcacaccttgtaacacaggcaagaaccctttctttgactgatccattttgaacttcttcaaaactttatcaaggtatgtgttttgtgaaagtccaattaagcgtcttgatctatctctatagatcttgatgcccaatatataagcagcttcaccgaggtctttcattgaaaaattcttattcaagtatcattttatgctattcagaaattcagtatcatttccgattagcaatatgtcatccacatataatatcagaaatactatagagctcccactcactttcttgtaaatataggcttctccaaaagtctgtataaaaccatatgctttgatcacactatcaaagcgtatattccaactccgagaggcttgcaccagtccataaatggatcgctggagcttgcacactttgttaggaccttttggatcaacaaaaccttctggttgcatcatatacaactcttctttaagatatccattaaggaatgcggtttagacaaccatttgccaaatttcataatcatgaaatgcggcaattgctaacatgattcggacagacttaagcatcgctacaggtgagaaggtctcatcgtagtcaactccttgaacttgtcgaaaaccttttgcaacaagtcaagctttgtagacagtaacattaccatcagcgccagtcttcttcttgaaaacccatttattctctattgcttgccgatcatcgggcaagtcaaccaaagtccacactttgttctcatacatggatctgaaggaaatatgtcctagaggcaataataaagttgttatttatatttccttatatcatgataaatgtttattattcatgctaaaattgtattaaccggaaacttagtacatgtgtgaatacatagacaaacagagtgtcactagtatgcctctacttgactagctcgttaatcaaagatggttaagtttcctagacatggacaagagttgtcatttgatgaacgggatcacatcattggagagatgtgattgacttgacccatccgttagcttagcactttgatcgtttagtctattgctattgatttctccataacttatacatgttcctatgactatgagattatgcaactcttgaataccggaggaacacttagtgtgctatcaaacgtcacaacgtaattgaatgactataaagatgctctacatgtgtctcctatggtgtttgttgagttagcatagatcgagattaggatttgtcactccttgtatcggagaggtatctctgggccctcttggtaatgcacatcactataagcctgacaagcaatgtgactaatgagttagttacgggatgttgcattacgaacgagtaaagagaattgtcggtaacgagattgaactaggtattgagataccgacgatcgaatctcgggcaagtaacataccgatgacaaagggaataacgtatgttgttatgcggtttgaccgataaagatcttcgtagaatatgtaggaaccaatatgagcatgcaggttctgctattggttattgaccggagatgagtctcggtcatgtctacatagttctcgaacccgtagggtccgcacgcttaacgttcggtatTATGAGTTGATGTGTTTTGACGTACCTAAGGTAGTTTGGAGtaccggatgtgatcacgggcatgatgaggagtctcgaaatggtcgagacataaagattgatgtATTGGACggctatgttcggacaccggaagtgttctgagaggtttcggataaaaccggagtgccggagggttaccagaacccccccggggaagttattgggcccttagtgggctttaggggagagagagggaagcagccaggaggtggcgccttcccccccccccaagggagtccgaattggattaggggagggggcacggcccctctttccctctccctccccctctccttccttccccctcctagtaggaccaggaaaggaggaatcctactcctactaggaggaggattcctccccctttggcgcgccctccagggccggccggcctcctcctccccttctttatatacgggggaggggggcaccccatatacacacaagttgattgtttagccgtgtgcggtgcccccctccacagattttcACCTCGgccatatcgttgtagtgcttaggcgaagccctgcgtcagtaacttcatcatcaccatcatcatgctgtcgtgctgatgaatctctccctcgacctcaactggatctagagttcgtgggacatcaccgagctgaacgtgtgcagatcgcggaggtgccataccttcggtgcttggatcggtcggatcatgaagacgtacgactacatcaaccatgttgtcataacgcttccgcttacggtctatgagggtacgtggacaacactctcccctctcgttgctatgcatcacctagatggatcttgcgtgtgcttaggatttttgtttgaaattactgtgttccccaacaatggcatccgagccaggtctatgcgtagatgttatatgcatgagtagaacacaaaggagttgtgggcgtgggtatatacatattgcttgctgtcactagttgattcttgattcagtggtattgttggatgaagcagctcagaccgacattacacgtacgcttacgcgagataGGTTCTACtaacgtgcttcgcacacaggtggctagtgggtgtcaatttctcctactttagttgaatcggattcaatgaacaaggttctttctgaagatcaaaaggcaatcactataccacgttgtggtttttgatgcgtaggtaagaacggttcttgctagaagcccgtagcagccacgtaaaacttgcaacaacaaagtagaggacgtctaacttgtttttgcagggcatgtttgtaacaccccggatgtaactttccctatttgtactccaactcttgccgtttccggcgttaagttaatttattttctcgggttcgggtccttgtctccgtgtgttgttgtcgttgtcatgcatctcatatcatgtcatcatgtgcattgcatttacatacgtgttcatctcatgcattcgagctttttccccgttgtccgttttgcattccggcgcttcgttctcctccggtggtcatttctagctttctttcgtgtgtggggattaaacatttccggattggaccgagacttgccaagcggccttggtttactaccggtagaccgcctgtcaagtttcgtaccatttggacttcgtttgatactccaacggttaaccgagggaccgaaaaggcctcgtgtgtgttgcagcccaacacccctccaatttggcccaaaacccaccaaaatctgctccatgtcctagagcgttcgatcgcgatcgcgtggccgaaaaccgcacctcatttggactctcctagctccctctatgcctatttaaacaccccccgaAATCCGGATCTTCCTCTTCCCCGAAAACCCTAATTTCGCCTCCGCGCCAGCCGGACACGTCCGTTCGGACCGGACGAaatcgccgccgcccgcccgcacCAGTGGCAagctgccacgtggcgcgccgccgaggcccgcgaggcccatccggggcccccgcggcccagatctgccgccgccaccgccgcctcctctTCCCCGCGGCCGGGCCCGCTCGCCGTCCGGCGCCGCCGTGGCGCCATAGCCGCCGTTGCCGCCTCGTCTCCCGGGCCGCCGCGCGGCCGCTCCCGCCGTCAGCCGCTGCCGCCTCCGCGCCGGCCTCGCCGCGCCCTTCGTCCGgccccgccgccccggccatcgcCGGCCCCAGgcgacgccggccgccgcctccaccacCCCCCGCCGGCCGCTGCTTTCTTCTTCCCCGACGAGCAGCTACAGTGCGCGGCCGCCTCGGATTCCGCGCCAACCCTAGATCTGAGGAGGTTgattttttcactaagtcccagATATTTTTTAGTTCAAGTGCCTCTGTTCggggccccgtaactttgcatccgtagctccgatatgggcttatagcatatcaaaatgttcatctcagatagtacatcatttcattccattgcatcattttcatttgagttcatcttgatgcccgaaatgctgttagaagagggctacttgagttaattgtcagatctgttactccgtttagcacttttgtcatttttgccatgattattgtgtgcatgctatgcccgtgagttcttcatatgttttgataagggttttgccatctttccagaggcgcaacccatgtatttttaggatgtgtgtggtgagttgtgcaagcttgcaaag contains:
- the LOC125538657 gene encoding uncharacterized protein LOC125538657 isoform X3, whose protein sequence is MEDGNREDMLSNLPDHILLTILDRLNVRDAARTCVLSRRWQQLPAMLSQIKIDVLDFLPEGTTACYQREIVRINGAAVEATKSIMSRRDPSRNTIHLLSMKFFLRDNDTISIGHAVGQIMATHKVEIAQFAILTEAHYSRRGDDDLVYYGRNFMLFFEACPGAFGGLTCLKLQDLRFGKSDICNVLLTCKQLKHLRMFNCDSGVWATLQVEHLQLSELEIVNCSFRKVVLISLPKLTQMAFHGWIAFQDPLSVGDVPLLETVDLTNVCLSSHKMVKLSEFLGGTSVRNLRLGFESEKIWVQPEHLTRQLASVFCQLTFVHMAEIPEGYDLSWSLFILEAAPNLKELYLTVWDHLCTMETDREKRRALSYSIRKGVRLACKMCRDNPPPSSFPFAETKKLLVEKIITSGIDSAASIHFLAGKAIWASHVAKKNFP
- the LOC125538657 gene encoding uncharacterized protein LOC125538657 isoform X1; this encodes MEDGNREDMLSNLPDHILLTILDRLNVRDAARTCVLSRRWQQLPAMLSQIKIDVLDFLPEGTTACYQREIVRINGAAVEATKSIMSRRDPSRNTIHLLSMKFFLRDNDTISIGHAVGQIMATHKVEIAQFAILTEAHYSRRGDDDLVYYGRNFMLFFEACPGAFGGLTCLKLQDLRFGKSDICNVLLTCKQLKHLRMFNCDSGVWATLQVEHLQLSELEIVNCSFRKVVLISLPKLTQMAFHGWIAFQDPLSVGDVPLLETVDLTNVCLSSHKMVKLSEFLGGTSVRNLRLGFESEKIWVQPEHLTRQLASVFCQLTFVHMAEIPEGYDLSWSLFILEAAPNLKELYLTVWDHLCTMETDREKRRALSYSIRKGVRWESSASRFQHRRLETLVIFGFESEEYMLTHVRCVMEAAVNLKNVFLYNRLACKMCRDNPPPSSFPFAETKKLLVEKIITSGIDSAASIHFLAGKAIWASHVAKKNFP
- the LOC125538657 gene encoding uncharacterized protein LOC125538657 isoform X2, translated to MEDGNREDMLSNLPDHILLTILDRLNVRDAARTCVLSRRWQQLPAMLSQIKIDVLDFLPEGTTACYQREIVRINGAAVEATKSIMSRRDPSRNTIHLLSMKFFLRDNDTISIGHAVGQIMATHKVEIAQFAILTEAHYSRRGDDDLVYYGRNFMLFFEACPGAFGGLTCLKLQDLRFGKSDICNVLLTCKQLKHLRMFNCDSGVWATLQVEHLQLSELEIVNCSFRKVVLISLPKLTQMAFHGWIAFQDPLSVGDVPLLETVDLTNVCLSSHKMVKLSEFLGGTSVRNLRLGFESEKIWVQPEHLTRQLASVFCQLTFVHMAEIPEGYDLSWSLFILEAAPNLKELYLTVWDHLCTMETDREKRRALSYSIRKGVRCVMEAAVNLKNVFLYNRLACKMCRDNPPPSSFPFAETKKLLVEKIITSGIDSAASIHFLAGKAIWASHVAKKNFP